The region TTGGCGGCTCTCTGCCGGTGGACTCTCTTGAGGGCAGACAACGCTCGACAGAAGAATCAGGAAGAACAGTGCGGCCAGACACCGGCAAATGGCGATACAATCCCTCTTGTGGCGTGCTCCAATTCTGATTGATCCCAAGGCCCTCAACTTCCACCCCCCTGTAAAGGCGAACTGTTACTCGGGTGAAGAGACTCGATCGGCCACCCATCTGCCTTTCAGTTGAAGGGCACTACTCGCAAGCGCTTGCGCTCCGCGTCCCAGGAGACTGCCACCCCGTTTGAGGACGAGGCACATCACATAGGCACCAAAGAGTAGCGCTACAACGAAAAAACCTGCAAGCAGGCAAACGGCGAATTCACCAAGAGTGAGCATATTCTTTGAGTCTTTGTCATCATATCAAGTTGTACCGCTGATTAGTCTTGAACCTGTCCTTGGTTATCCAGGTTGTAGCGTTGCAGGTTTATTCCTGATCGGCCCTGTCCGTAGAAGGAATCGGACCCGTAGTTCAAGGGCCCATGTTCGGGTGAGGACGGACTCTGTCGCCCGCCAGGGGAGGTTGTCCTCGTGTAGCCGCCTCCCCCCCGCAATCTCCCGGAGTCCCGTCGAGTCCACTCCGGTTAAGAAGGTGCTCCCGAAACGTCCTCAGGGGACCCCGACGCGTGGCCCACACAACCACAGACTTGCCTGACTTAAGCAGCTCGCTTCCCAATAACCAGGAGCGCGAGGCCTGTCCCCAGCGAAAGCAGCCCAATCAATCCCGCGAGCGGCAATAAACTGGCCGTTTGGGGCAAGCTCTTTGCGGCGACCTCAACCGGCGCGGGCTCAACCACCTTCGGCGGTGTCTCAACCACCTTAGTTACTTCGACCACTTCTCCTGTAGGTGCAACAGCGATGACCGGCGCCGTCTTCAAAGCCTCGATGGGCGCTGCATCCAGCTCGATCGGCGTCGCGAGTATGGGCTGATTGGTTATCTTCGCCAGCTCGATGGCCCTTGACTTGGGGTACACAAATTCCTCGCCCCATTGACGCCCTGGATAAAACCATGCCCGGATGGCTTCCGGCTGCCCCTCCGCCCTCTCCTTGAACGTCATGACCGTTTTGTCGGTCGCCTTCAAACGGTAGTTGGGGATGGCGAGAATGGTTGTAAACACATGTGTTTCGTCTTCGCTGAAGATCTGGACGATGTGGCGGTCTGCCAGTGAGTCAAAGATCTTGAAGACATAGGTGCCCGCCGGCAAATTGTGAGCGCCCACACCTGGAACTTCGATTGGCGCGTTGAAGGTCACAATGGTTTTCCTGTCCCACTCGCCTGCCCTCGAACTGGTGGACAGAAACGTTAGAGCCAGGCTGATGCAGAAAATTATCGCTATTGCTGTGTATAAGTTTGTCCTTTTCATGGGTATTCCCTCTGTCTTTCTTGGGGCGATCGGTTCTGCCCCGGAGCAAACATAATCGGATTACCTATCAAGTGAACTGATGAGACTCCAGACCTGCCTCCCAGGCAAATCCGGCTGGGAATTTCAAGCACATCTCTTATACCCCGGAGGTGATTGGCGTGTCAGTTCAGTCCTGCTCATACCTCTGGTCACAATTGCTCAGGCCAGTTATTGAGGGGAGGTTCCAGGCAGGGTCGGTCACGAGTTGGCGGGGGAGCCAGAATTCTCGTCCGGGTAGTAGATTTCGTTGACGATGCCGTGGCTGAGTGTAAACCAGAGCCGGCAGCTGGTGTGATAGGCGGTGCCGAGACCTTCTTTGGCCCTGGACGTCCAACGCGGTTCGATTCCGGGCGCGCCGAATGCGATCAAGTGTTCAGTTGGATTCATATCAGGATGTCAAACGCTTCCGCGAGCAACCTGGACAGCCCGTGGAACAAAGTCTTGCCGGTCGTAGTTCAACAAAGCGCCGATCCGATCGATACTCACGTCAGCAGCCGGGTAGGTCCCCAGAATCTTCGGATCCAGCGCGTAGTGCCCCTGCCGCACGAAGACAGTCGTCACCCGCCGGCCCCAGATTTTCTTGATGGCGGCGAGAATGCGCAGCTTATCATCCACCATGACATAATGATCCGCTGGGTACTGCGCTTCCACGTCGGCCAACTCGTGCTCTTTATGCACGTAAATCAACGTGCGCCCATCGACCGCTTCATAAAGTCCGGAGCGGTCCACTTTGCGGGGTTGGAAAACGACGTCGCCGTCAGTCAGAAGTACGGCCGCTCCCCATTGCTTGACGCGCTCGATGACGTCAAGCGAGTTGGGGAAGAGGCGGTTAGCAAAGGGATAGTTTATGAGGAAACGCGAAACGGCCAGCAGACCCAGGTCATGCGGATACTCGCTTCGGTAACGCTGCAAGGCGCCCAAGTAATCGGCGTAACCCAGCTGGCTTCGCAACTGCTCGAAAATGGTCCAGTAGCACCGCGCCCGCCTGGGGCCGACTTCCCGCTTGAGATATTTGCTGAGGTCGGCGATGACCTGGTCGTTGTCGAGCAACGTGTTGTCCACGTCGAAAAGGAAAACGATTTTCGCGGGAACTGAACGTCTGGGAGTTTTTCTTTTCATAAGTTAATGGACGAACTGCTTATGAGTTGAACCCCT is a window of Terriglobia bacterium DNA encoding:
- a CDS encoding HAD family hydrolase — its product is MKRKTPRRSVPAKIVFLFDVDNTLLDNDQVIADLSKYLKREVGPRRARCYWTIFEQLRSQLGYADYLGALQRYRSEYPHDLGLLAVSRFLINYPFANRLFPNSLDVIERVKQWGAAVLLTDGDVVFQPRKVDRSGLYEAVDGRTLIYVHKEHELADVEAQYPADHYVMVDDKLRILAAIKKIWGRRVTTVFVRQGHYALDPKILGTYPAADVSIDRIGALLNYDRQDFVPRAVQVARGSV